A genomic window from Silene latifolia isolate original U9 population chromosome Y, ASM4854445v1, whole genome shotgun sequence includes:
- the LOC141627612 gene encoding uncharacterized protein LOC141627612 yields the protein MVWNFQGSASKAKLAALKDIIRTYKPSVFALVETHMGGEHADKVQKIVGYDSHARVDAVGFRGGIWVYCKSDLVNITPVTKHPQYITMEIARNSETPWFFTAVYASPDPHNRKELWSELENFARQNNHPWMGAGDFNETRNLSERHGGDANMARRCDLFNNWIENLIN from the coding sequence ATGGTATGGAATTTCCAAGGCTCTGCTAGCAAGGCTAAACTTGCAGCTTTAAAAGACATTATTCGAACTTATAAACCCTCTGTTTTCGCTCTTGTTGAAACTCATATGGGTGGAGAACATGCAGATAAAGTTCAAAAGATCGTCGGATATGATAGTCACGCTAGAGTTGACGCAGTAGGTTTTCGTGGAGGTATTTGGGTGTATTGTAAATCTGATTTGGTCAATATTACCCCGGTTACCAAGCACCCTCAATATATTACAATGGAGATAGCTCGAAATAGTGAAACACCTTGGTTTTTCACTGCTGTATATGCTAGTCCGGACCCCCATAATAGGAAAGAGTTATGGTCAGAATTAGAAAACTTTGCGAGGCAGAATAATCATCCTTGGATGGGCGCAGGGGATTTTAATGAGACTAGGAATCTCTCAGAGAGACATGGAGGGGATGCTAATATGGCTCGTCGATGCGATTTATTCAACAATTGGATAGAGAATCTAATTAATTAG
- the LOC141627613 gene encoding uncharacterized protein LOC141627613 produces MVLFAEANVDQAIIISKVLDVFCRASGEKVSIAKSRVFFSSNTRPEIQNAVSNTLGFDITNDLGSYLGMPTINGRVTRNTFSNIVERFNQRLAGWSTKHLSLAGRATLVQSTLSSMANYSM; encoded by the coding sequence ATGGTACTATTCGCAGAAGCTAATGTTGATCAAGCAATTATAATTTCTAAAGTATTAGATGTGTTTTGTCGAGCTTCAGGCGAGAAAGTAAGCATTGCCAAATCTCGTGTTTTCTTTTCATCTAATACGCGACCGGAGATTCAGAATGCTGTTTCAAATACCTTGGGTTTCGATATTACTAATGACCTTGGCTCGTATTTGGGCATGCCTACCATTAATGGTAGAGTTACGAGAAATACCTTCTCTAATATTGTTGAGCGGTTTAATCAAAGATTAGCCGGTTGGAGTACCAAGCATCTTTCCCTAGCGGGTCGGGCCACACTAGTCCAGTCCACTTTGTCATCCATGGCTAATTATAGCATGTAG
- the LOC141627614 gene encoding uncharacterized protein LOC141627614 gives MPSIAVRQPEKAVEADNDLYRLVQGFEESTRDYLNRFNKEKVSIPRCDIATAIQAFRRGLHQDSQLYKELTMHPCTTFEEVQSKAIAVMRLEEDPAPVRGTYDSDPVSRKAPVEKKSERSKPYSRSVNKVSGNAEGKSEADLPPKSQMAKTSRRKPQSETHSKSVSSTKKNTHNTDECHSLRKEVKFHYDQGNLDHLLPKNTTRVNSADQVLPSPPPHCSRTVNVITGGSELCGLTYSAAKRHATRTKGDRPESSCRVNHQNLPSVTFDETDAGSTPEQHHDALIITLPIGNCKVKKILVDTGSSVNLIMMETLKGMGFTEKDLAKKAIPLVGFSGETKHSLGEIIIPTYAGGVNRQVRYLVIDGPSTYNVILGRPWIHEMKAIPSTYHQCRKFSTPWGVQEIRGDQEEAKDCYKVALKPTTGSPA, from the exons atgccttcaatcgCGGTTCGCCAGCCAGAGAAAGCCGTAGAAGCGGACAACGATCTCTACCGGCTAGTGCAAGGATTTGAGGAGTCCACCCGTGATTACTTAAAccggttcaacaaagagaaggtgtcaATTCCGAGGTGtgatatagcaaccgctatacaagccttccgccgAGGACTGCACCAGGATTCACAGCTATACAAGGAactaaccatgcatccatgcactACCTTTGAGGAGGTGCAATCGAAGGCGATTGCTGTCATGAGGCTAGAAGAAGACCCTGCACCAGTAAGAGGCACTTATGATTCAGATCCAGTATCCAGAAAGGCTCCGGTAGAGAAGAAGAGCGAAAGATCCAAACCCTACAGCAGGAGCGTGAATAAAGTTTCTGGAAATGCAGAAGGAAAATCCGAAGCAGATCTGCCTCCGAAG AGTCAGATGGCCAAAACTTCCAGAAGGAAACCCCAAAGCGAGACACACAGCAAAAGTGTGAGTTCCACTAAGAAGAACACTCACAACACCGATGAATGTCACTCCCtcagaaaggaagtcaaatttcactatgaccaaggaaacttGGATCATCTCCTACCCAAAAACACGACCAGAGTAAATTCAGCGGATCAGGTTCTGCCCTCCCCTCCTCCTCATTGCTCTAGAACTGTGAATGTCATTACAGGTGGATCGGAGCTGTGTGGGCTAACCTACTCAGCGGCTAAGAGGCATGCAACCAGGACTAAGGGAGACAGACCAGAAAGCTCCTGCAGAGTTAACCACCAGAATCTGCCGTCAGTCACCTTCGACGAAACAGACGCAGGATCTACTCCCGAACAGCACCACGACGCTCTAATCATCACGCTCCCCATAGGAAATTGTAAGGTGAAAAAGATCCTGGTGGATACCGGAAGCTCCGTCAACTTGATCATGATGGAAACACTCAAAGGAATGGGATTCACCGAGAAAGATCTAGCAAAGAAGGCAATTCCCTTAGTCGGTTTCAGCGGCGAAACAAAGCACTCCCTGGGAGAAATCATCATCCCAACCTACGCCGGAGGTGTAAACAGACAGGTAAGGTATTTGGTTATTGATgggccctctacttacaatgtaatccttggcaggccctggatccacgagaTGAAAGCAATTCCCTCAACGTACCACCAGTGCCGAAAGTTTTCAACACCTTGGGGGGTGCAAGAAATACGTGGGGAccaggaagaagctaaggattgtTACAAAGTGGCTCTGAAGCCAACAACAGGAtcgcccgcatag